A genome region from Sphingobium sp. WTD-1 includes the following:
- a CDS encoding LapA family protein translates to MQFLRTAFWVVIAVALAFFCMANYVPVTVRLWGDMVMETKLPVLLIGAFLLGAMPFWIMARATRWRMKRRLESTERALVAATASAAPATPATVTTPILPDATPSPLTPTGQA, encoded by the coding sequence ATGCAATTTCTGCGGACTGCCTTCTGGGTCGTCATCGCCGTCGCCCTCGCCTTCTTCTGCATGGCGAACTATGTCCCCGTGACCGTGCGCCTGTGGGGCGACATGGTGATGGAAACCAAATTGCCCGTGCTTCTGATCGGCGCATTCCTGCTGGGCGCCATGCCCTTCTGGATCATGGCCCGCGCGACGCGCTGGCGCATGAAGCGCCGGCTGGAGAGCACCGAGCGTGCGCTGGTCGCCGCAACCGCTTCCGCCGCGCCGGCCACGCCTGCGACGGTGACAACCCCGATCTTGCCCGACGCCACGCCGTCGCCCCTTACCCCTACAGGACAAGCATGA
- the pyrF gene encoding orotidine-5'-phosphate decarboxylase, translating into MSSPIYVAIDTPDLAKAQHLAGQVRNHVGGLKLGLEFFCANGHHGVHEMMKFGLPIFLDLKLHDIPNTVAKAVQALHGLEPAVLTVHAAGGRAMLEDAKAAAGTKTKVVAVTVLTSLDNGDLNDIGVNGAAEEQVTRLAELARDAGLDGIVCSGEEVALVKKIWPDGYFVVPGVRPAGGAMGDQKRAVTPREALDRGASMLVIGRPISQAEDPDQAARAIEATL; encoded by the coding sequence ATGAGCAGCCCGATCTATGTCGCCATCGACACGCCCGACCTTGCCAAGGCCCAGCATCTGGCCGGGCAGGTCCGCAACCATGTCGGCGGGCTGAAGCTGGGGCTGGAGTTCTTCTGCGCCAATGGCCATCATGGCGTGCATGAGATGATGAAGTTCGGCCTCCCGATCTTCCTCGACCTCAAGCTGCACGACATTCCCAATACGGTGGCCAAGGCGGTACAGGCGCTGCACGGGCTGGAGCCGGCGGTGCTGACGGTCCATGCCGCCGGCGGTCGGGCGATGCTGGAGGATGCCAAGGCAGCGGCCGGCACCAAGACCAAGGTGGTGGCGGTGACGGTGCTTACCAGCCTCGACAATGGCGACCTTAATGACATCGGCGTCAATGGCGCGGCGGAGGAGCAAGTGACGCGCCTCGCCGAACTGGCGCGCGACGCTGGCCTCGACGGCATCGTCTGTTCCGGCGAAGAGGTGGCGCTGGTCAAGAAAATCTGGCCCGACGGCTATTTCGTCGTGCCCGGCGTGCGCCCGGCGGGCGGCGCGATGGGCGACCAGAAGCGCGCCGTGACCCCGCGCGAGGCGCTGGACCGGGGGGCGTCGATGCTGGTGATCGGTCGCCCGATCAGCCAGGCCGAAGATCCCGACCAGGCCGCGCGCGCGATTGAAGCGACGCTGTAA
- a CDS encoding glycoside hydrolase family 43 protein, protein MTYLGFGLLLGSATMAITAPATPPRQLDIVKHIAKAKPEAKDEGSARTSYLLVYFKDETHSLHFATSADGYSFTDVNDGAPVLNGRDVAEQKGIRDPYIMRGPDNAFYLAMTDLHIFARREGLRDTDWQRPTDSYGWGNNRSMIFMKSYDLTHWTLASVTIDQLFKSTANAGTAWAPEMIYDPDKRKIMVYFSTRNGKETDHMVYAYANDAFTTLTSEPRDLFTYPKAGIGTIDGDITKVGDRYRLFYVAHDKPGHLRQATSSRMDGGYVFDPAKIDPETVGTEAPNLWRRHGTDTYVLMYDVFGAKPVNNMGFSETEDFVHFRDIGHFNAPGSPMKATNFTQPKHGAVIPITPAEAERLKTFFQK, encoded by the coding sequence ATGACATATCTGGGTTTTGGCCTGCTGCTGGGCAGCGCCACCATGGCGATCACGGCCCCCGCCACGCCGCCGCGCCAGCTCGATATCGTCAAGCATATTGCCAAGGCCAAGCCGGAAGCGAAGGACGAGGGCAGCGCCCGGACGTCCTATCTCCTCGTCTATTTCAAGGACGAGACCCACTCGCTGCATTTCGCGACCTCGGCGGACGGCTACAGCTTCACCGACGTCAACGACGGTGCGCCGGTCCTCAATGGCCGCGACGTCGCCGAACAGAAGGGCATCCGCGATCCCTATATCATGCGCGGTCCCGACAACGCTTTCTATCTCGCCATGACCGACCTGCATATTTTCGCCAGGCGCGAAGGGCTGCGCGATACCGACTGGCAGCGGCCGACTGACAGCTATGGCTGGGGCAATAACCGCTCGATGATCTTCATGAAATCCTATGATCTCACCCACTGGACGCTGGCGTCCGTGACCATAGATCAATTGTTCAAGTCGACCGCCAATGCCGGCACCGCTTGGGCGCCGGAAATGATCTACGATCCCGACAAGCGCAAGATCATGGTCTATTTCAGCACCCGCAACGGCAAGGAAACCGACCATATGGTCTATGCCTATGCGAACGACGCCTTCACCACGCTGACCAGCGAACCGCGCGACCTGTTCACCTATCCCAAGGCCGGCATCGGCACGATCGACGGCGACATCACCAAGGTCGGCGACCGCTATCGCCTCTTCTATGTCGCCCATGACAAGCCCGGCCATCTGCGTCAGGCGACCTCATCGCGCATGGATGGCGGCTATGTCTTCGATCCCGCCAAGATCGACCCGGAAACGGTCGGCACCGAAGCGCCCAACCTGTGGCGGCGCCATGGCACCGACACTTATGTTCTGATGTATGATGTGTTCGGCGCCAAGCCGGTCAACAATATGGGCTTTTCAGAGACGGAGGATTTCGTCCATTTCCGCGACATCGGCCATTTCAACGCGCCGGGATCGCCGATGAAGGCGACCAACTTCACCCAGCCCAAGCACGGCGCCGTCATCCCGATCACCCCGGCGGAAGCGGAGCGGCTGAAGACGTTCTTCCAGAAATAA
- a CDS encoding thioesterase family protein: MVVSNAIPHLYPVGIQPDDIDFMGHVNNASYLKWVQDAVLDHWRALAPAEAVAQHLWVALKHEITYRKPTFLDDEVIATVLLEKVQGARAFYETVIRRGEEVLAEVKSSWCCVDASTLRPARIAREVMQHFFAPEDNGASAD, translated from the coding sequence ATGGTTGTGAGTAACGCGATTCCCCACCTGTACCCGGTTGGCATCCAGCCCGACGACATCGACTTCATGGGTCATGTCAACAATGCCAGCTATCTGAAGTGGGTGCAGGATGCCGTGCTCGATCATTGGCGCGCGCTCGCCCCGGCTGAGGCGGTGGCCCAGCATCTCTGGGTCGCGCTCAAGCACGAGATCACCTACCGCAAGCCCACTTTCCTGGATGATGAGGTGATCGCCACCGTCCTCCTCGAAAAGGTGCAGGGCGCCCGTGCCTTTTACGAAACGGTGATCCGCCGTGGCGAGGAAGTGCTGGCCGAGGTCAAGTCGAGCTGGTGCTGCGTCGATGCCTCGACCCTGCGCCCGGCCCGCATCGCCCGCGAGGTGATGCAGCATTTCTTCGCGCCTGAAGACAACGGCGCCAGCGCCGACTGA
- a CDS encoding porin family protein, which yields MRKLMVATLLAGGAVAAPALAQDATPTFTGPRVEAILGYDHTGAGSSIDNDNGSDDQKIDGLLYGVGAGYDVNVGGAVVGVEGEFTDSTAKSSRNDFTDQFGYGRVKQGRDLYIGARAGILADPSTLIYVKGGYTNTKLGVLAGDTNQVTDTSFKLDGWRVGGGVERALNANTFAKIEYRYSKYDSAHIDFMDGSTSSEFDVDTDRHQVVASVGWRF from the coding sequence ATGCGTAAGTTGATGGTCGCCACTTTGCTGGCCGGTGGTGCAGTCGCCGCGCCGGCGCTCGCACAGGATGCCACCCCGACCTTCACCGGCCCGCGTGTCGAAGCGATCCTGGGCTATGACCATACCGGGGCCGGCAGCTCGATCGACAATGACAATGGCAGCGACGATCAGAAGATCGACGGCCTGCTCTATGGTGTCGGCGCGGGCTATGACGTGAATGTCGGCGGCGCCGTCGTCGGCGTCGAGGGCGAGTTCACCGACTCCACCGCCAAGAGCAGCCGCAACGACTTCACCGACCAGTTCGGCTATGGCCGCGTCAAGCAGGGCCGCGATCTCTATATCGGTGCCCGCGCCGGTATCCTCGCCGATCCCTCGACGCTCATCTATGTGAAGGGCGGCTACACCAACACCAAGCTGGGCGTGCTGGCCGGCGACACCAACCAGGTTACCGACACCTCGTTCAAGCTGGACGGCTGGCGCGTCGGCGGCGGCGTGGAGCGCGCGCTCAACGCCAACACCTTCGCCAAGATCGAATATCGCTACTCCAAATATGACAGCGCCCATATCGACTTCATGGACGGCTCGACCAGCAGCGAGTTCGATGTCGACACCGACCGCCATCAGGTCGTCGCCTCGGTCGGCTGGCGCTTCTAA
- a CDS encoding L-serine ammonia-lyase, with protein sequence MTKSRIDSAAAISVMDLFTIGIGPSSSHTVGPMRAALMFMDTLPTCPVRVQCELYGSLALTGRGHATDSAILLGLSGHSPENVDPDAIPAILQAIRDDGRIRAGSAHSDWVPFEEARDLVFRMGEFLEAHSNGMRFTAWLPGRDEPLVRDYYSIGGGAVLPGAIPADPDIPLGHNVVQPFPFSSGAELLAQGEATGLSIATLVLRNEGAWRAQGETEAFLDSVIDAMSASIDRGLKEEGLLPGGLKVRRRAKAIHNKLRLQGASVGPAQIFEWVSLFALAVNEENAAGGRVVTAPTNGAAGVIPAVLHYYRRFVPGADREGERRFLLTTAAMGFLYKKRASISAAEMGCQGEVGVACSMAAAGLAAVLGGTNSQVENAAEIGMEHNLGLTCDPIGGLVQIPCIERNTMGAVKAINAAYLALQGDGRHIVSLDAVIETMRQTGEDMASRYKETSLGGLAVNVVEC encoded by the coding sequence GTGACCAAATCGCGCATCGACAGCGCCGCCGCGATCAGCGTGATGGACCTGTTCACCATCGGCATCGGCCCGTCCAGCTCGCACACGGTCGGGCCGATGCGCGCCGCGCTGATGTTCATGGATACGCTGCCCACCTGTCCGGTGCGGGTGCAGTGCGAACTTTACGGGTCGCTGGCGCTGACCGGCCGGGGCCATGCCACCGACAGCGCGATCCTGCTCGGCCTGTCGGGGCACAGCCCCGAAAATGTCGATCCCGATGCCATCCCCGCCATTCTTCAGGCGATCCGCGACGATGGCCGCATTCGCGCCGGCAGCGCGCATAGCGACTGGGTGCCTTTCGAGGAAGCGCGCGACCTTGTCTTCCGCATGGGCGAATTTCTGGAGGCGCACAGCAACGGCATGCGCTTCACCGCCTGGCTGCCGGGCCGGGACGAGCCGCTGGTGCGCGATTATTATTCGATCGGCGGCGGCGCGGTGCTGCCCGGCGCTATTCCCGCTGACCCGGATATTCCGCTCGGGCATAATGTGGTCCAGCCCTTTCCCTTCTCGTCCGGCGCCGAACTGCTGGCGCAGGGGGAGGCGACCGGCCTCAGCATCGCCACGCTGGTGCTCCGCAATGAAGGCGCCTGGCGCGCCCAGGGAGAGACTGAGGCCTTTCTCGACAGCGTGATCGACGCCATGTCCGCCTCGATCGATCGCGGCCTGAAAGAAGAAGGCCTGCTGCCCGGTGGGCTCAAGGTGCGTCGCCGGGCCAAGGCGATCCACAACAAGCTGCGGCTGCAGGGCGCCAGTGTCGGCCCCGCCCAGATCTTCGAATGGGTGAGCCTGTTCGCGCTCGCCGTGAATGAGGAAAATGCCGCCGGCGGCCGGGTCGTCACCGCACCGACCAATGGCGCGGCTGGCGTGATCCCGGCGGTCCTCCATTATTATCGCCGCTTCGTCCCCGGCGCCGATCGGGAAGGGGAACGCCGCTTCCTCCTTACCACCGCCGCCATGGGCTTCCTCTACAAGAAGCGCGCCTCCATCTCGGCCGCGGAAATGGGCTGCCAGGGGGAAGTCGGTGTCGCCTGCTCGATGGCGGCCGCGGGCTTGGCGGCCGTGCTGGGCGGCACCAACAGCCAGGTCGAAAATGCCGCCGAGATCGGCATGGAGCATAATCTGGGCCTTACCTGCGATCCGATCGGCGGCCTCGTCCAGATCCCCTGCATCGAACGCAACACCATGGGCGCAGTGAAGGCGATCAACGCCGCCTATCTCGCGCTTCAGGGCGATGGTCGTCATATCGTCAGCCTCGACGCGGTGATCGAGACGATGCGCCAGACCGGCGAGGATATGGCCAGCCGTTACAAGGAGACATCGCTTGGCGGTCTGGCCGTCAATGTCGTGGAATGCTGA
- a CDS encoding translocation/assembly module TamB, producing the protein MATLPPDSPPPVPPPPAAPPRRRAWDGRWQRWLAGALALALLVVAATLAWLDSAPGHRFLVSRIAAVSPPSGLRIHVDRIEGSIYRKAVLRGLVLSDPKGRFFDAPRVELDWWPFAWLSNRLDIDRLVIPQATLHKLPKLNPSERQGPILPGFDIRLMQFSVDRLTVAPAVTGKVELATLSGDADIRGGRAIIDLSARVIGAEDALNLTLDSRPDDDRFNLGVTVNAPRGGVLAAMAGLNQDGNLRISGKGRWTRWDGRLAATLAGNPVADLKLGARSGAYTIQGTIEGSAIPGKGLFPRLASPRLTVSAQGTLADRVVDGRLTLRSAAIDLIADGAIDLRNNAFDNLRVDMNLARPEALLKDMRGRDVVAKVRLDGPFAGFGYEYLLTARQLAFGKTQINDVRIDGKGRQAKSGPVLLPVRLRARSLDGQGDLVAGIVRNFALDGVLQLKGQQIVSNPMPFRSDRLNGKLLVIADLKSGRYDVGIDGRISGLFIRGLGIVDLDSKLRAAPGANGAFGLSGNAVAKVRRLDNAFLKGLGGGLPTVRSALALLPGGEIGFSNMKLDAPLISLNAKGVRHRDGTVHLEGNGSHKQYGPVNVVLDGKIDRPIVHVQLARPMDALGLRDVRGEFLPGADGNYSFTANGGSTLGPFTGEGRILLPPGGQAVVRVARVAVSGVTASGDIRPVTGGLDGQLLVAGPVSGTIGFQPVGGIQQLKLDLDANDASFDGPSTIAVRRGSLDATILLDPDGTSINATAQARGLRVGGMLLGRLDATAALVDGRGKVSGNLSGQRGRLFDLKGEAQVDLDRVRLSASGTIDKRPIRLTRAALFTRAEDGWRLSPATISYAGGTLQLAGELGGETTRIEARAQKMPLALLDIAYDNLGLGGMATGTLSYSRPRGGLPTGKAELRIRGLSRSGLSLSSRPVDVGVNAVLTLDRLATRMVFVADGQTIGRGQALLTPLISTGSLVERLNGAPLIAQLRFNGTADTLWRLTGVEIVDIAGPVSVSADAHGTLADPVITGSLATDNAALNSPVTGMRLRNVKARARFAGAQLVFSSFTANAQNGGSVTGTGNFTFNGIGGVGMDLAFQADNAALLERDDIAATVTGPLTIRSDGKGGEIGGDVTLNKSRFTMGRAAAVAQIPELKVVEINRRGEEIERPRATVPWTMAVKARARNRLTVTGLGLDSEWRADLNIGGTVTNPAIAGRAELVRGNYEFAGRRFELREGRIQFDGKTPVNPTLDIDAEADVSDLTATIHVGGTGLKPDISFNSVPSLPQDELLSRILFGTSITNLSAPEALQLASAVGSLQGEGGLDPINAVRKAAGLDRLRIIAADPTQGQGTSLAAGKYLTRKTYVELISDGQGYSATRMEYQVTRWLSLLGAISTLGRQSANLRISKDY; encoded by the coding sequence ATGGCCACGCTGCCGCCCGACAGCCCGCCGCCCGTGCCGCCGCCACCCGCCGCGCCGCCGCGCCGCCGCGCCTGGGACGGGCGCTGGCAGCGCTGGCTGGCGGGTGCGCTGGCGCTCGCGCTGCTGGTCGTGGCGGCGACGCTGGCCTGGCTCGACAGCGCGCCCGGCCATCGCTTCCTCGTCTCGCGCATCGCCGCCGTCAGCCCGCCCTCGGGCCTGCGCATCCATGTCGACCGGATCGAGGGCAGCATCTATCGCAAGGCGGTGCTGCGCGGTCTCGTCCTGTCCGATCCCAAGGGCCGCTTCTTCGACGCGCCGCGGGTGGAGCTGGACTGGTGGCCCTTCGCCTGGCTCTCCAACCGGCTCGACATCGACCGGCTGGTGATCCCGCAGGCGACCCTGCACAAACTGCCCAAGCTCAATCCCAGCGAGCGGCAGGGGCCGATCCTGCCGGGCTTCGACATCCGCCTGATGCAGTTCTCGGTCGATCGGCTGACCGTCGCGCCCGCCGTCACCGGCAAGGTCGAACTGGCGACCCTGTCGGGCGATGCGGACATTCGTGGCGGCCGCGCGATCATCGACCTGTCGGCCCGCGTGATCGGGGCGGAGGATGCCCTGAACCTCACGCTCGACAGCCGGCCCGATGATGACAGGTTCAACCTGGGGGTCACTGTCAATGCGCCCAGGGGCGGCGTGCTGGCAGCGATGGCCGGCCTCAATCAGGACGGCAATCTGCGCATCAGCGGCAAGGGGCGCTGGACCAGATGGGATGGGCGCCTGGCCGCCACCCTGGCCGGCAACCCCGTCGCCGACCTGAAACTCGGCGCGCGCAGCGGCGCCTACACCATCCAGGGCACGATCGAGGGCAGTGCTATTCCAGGCAAGGGCCTGTTCCCCCGTCTCGCGTCGCCGCGCCTGACCGTCAGCGCCCAGGGCACGCTCGCCGACCGGGTGGTCGATGGCAGGCTCACGCTGCGCTCGGCGGCGATCGACCTGATCGCCGACGGCGCCATCGACCTGCGCAACAACGCTTTCGACAATCTGCGCGTCGACATGAACCTCGCCCGGCCCGAAGCGCTGCTCAAGGATATGCGTGGCCGCGACGTGGTGGCGAAGGTCCGGCTCGACGGTCCGTTCGCCGGCTTCGGCTATGAATATCTGCTCACCGCGCGCCAACTCGCCTTCGGCAAGACCCAGATCAACGATGTCCGCATCGACGGCAAGGGGCGTCAGGCGAAAAGCGGGCCGGTGCTGCTGCCGGTCCGGCTGCGCGCCCGCAGCCTCGACGGGCAGGGCGATCTGGTCGCCGGCATCGTCCGCAATTTCGCGCTCGACGGCGTGCTGCAGCTCAAGGGGCAGCAGATCGTCAGCAACCCCATGCCCTTCCGGTCGGACCGCCTGAACGGCAAGCTGCTGGTCATCGCCGACCTCAAAAGCGGCCGCTATGATGTCGGCATCGACGGCCGGATCAGCGGTCTCTTCATTCGCGGCCTGGGCATCGTCGATCTGGACTCGAAACTGCGTGCGGCCCCCGGCGCCAATGGCGCCTTCGGCCTGTCGGGCAATGCGGTGGCCAAGGTCCGCCGGCTCGACAATGCCTTCCTCAAGGGGCTGGGCGGCGGCCTGCCCACGGTCCGCAGCGCGCTTGCCCTGTTGCCCGGCGGCGAGATCGGCTTCTCCAACATGAAGCTCGACGCGCCGCTCATCAGCCTCAATGCCAAGGGCGTGCGCCACCGCGACGGCACCGTCCATCTCGAAGGCAATGGCAGCCACAAGCAATATGGCCCGGTCAATGTCGTGCTCGATGGCAAGATCGACCGGCCGATCGTCCATGTCCAGCTGGCGCGGCCGATGGACGCGCTCGGCCTGCGCGACGTGCGCGGCGAATTTCTGCCCGGCGCCGACGGCAATTACAGCTTCACCGCTAATGGCGGATCGACGCTCGGCCCGTTCACGGGAGAAGGCCGCATCTTGCTGCCGCCCGGCGGTCAGGCGGTGGTCCGCGTCGCGCGCGTCGCCGTCTCGGGGGTCACCGCCAGCGGCGACATCCGCCCCGTCACCGGCGGCCTCGACGGCCAGTTGCTGGTCGCCGGCCCGGTCAGCGGCACGATCGGCTTCCAGCCGGTCGGCGGCATCCAGCAGTTGAAGCTCGACCTCGACGCCAATGATGCCAGCTTCGACGGCCCTTCGACCATCGCCGTGCGGCGCGGCTCGCTCGATGCCACCATCCTGCTCGATCCCGACGGCACCTCGATCAACGCCACGGCCCAGGCACGCGGCCTGCGCGTCGGCGGCATGCTGCTCGGCCGGCTCGACGCCACCGCCGCGCTGGTCGATGGGCGCGGTAAGGTCTCGGGCAATCTCTCGGGCCAGCGCGGCCGCTTGTTCGACCTCAAGGGCGAAGCGCAGGTCGATCTCGACCGGGTCCGCCTGTCGGCCAGCGGCACGATCGACAAGCGGCCGATCCGCCTGACCCGCGCGGCGCTCTTCACCCGTGCGGAGGATGGCTGGCGCCTGTCGCCCGCGACCATCAGCTATGCCGGCGGCACGCTGCAACTGGCGGGCGAGCTGGGCGGCGAAACCACCCGGATCGAGGCGCGCGCGCAGAAGATGCCCCTCGCCCTGCTCGACATCGCCTATGATAATCTGGGGCTGGGCGGCATGGCCACCGGCACCTTGAGCTACAGCCGCCCGCGCGGCGGCCTGCCGACCGGCAAGGCGGAACTGCGCATCCGTGGCCTGTCGCGCTCGGGCCTGTCCCTCAGCTCCCGCCCGGTTGATGTCGGCGTCAACGCCGTCCTCACCCTCGACCGGCTCGCCACCCGCATGGTCTTCGTCGCCGACGGCCAGACCATCGGCCGCGGCCAGGCGCTGCTCACCCCGCTCATCTCGACCGGCAGCCTGGTCGAACGGCTCAACGGCGCGCCGCTGATCGCGCAACTCCGCTTCAACGGCACCGCCGACACGCTCTGGCGCCTGACCGGCGTGGAGATTGTCGACATTGCCGGCCCGGTCAGCGTCTCCGCCGACGCGCATGGCACGCTCGCCGATCCGGTCATCACCGGCTCGCTCGCGACGGACAATGCCGCGCTCAACAGCCCGGTCACCGGCATGCGCCTGCGCAACGTCAAGGCGCGCGCCCGGTTCGCCGGGGCGCAACTGGTCTTCTCCAGCTTCACCGCCAATGCCCAGAATGGCGGCAGCGTGACCGGCACCGGCAATTTCACCTTCAACGGCATTGGCGGCGTCGGCATGGACCTCGCCTTCCAGGCGGACAATGCCGCGCTGCTGGAGCGTGACGATATCGCCGCCACTGTCACCGGTCCGCTCACCATCCGTTCCGACGGCAAGGGCGGTGAGATTGGCGGCGACGTCACCCTCAACAAGAGCCGCTTCACCATGGGGCGCGCCGCCGCCGTCGCCCAGATCCCCGAACTCAAGGTGGTCGAGATCAACCGGCGCGGCGAGGAGATCGAACGGCCACGCGCGACCGTCCCCTGGACCATGGCGGTCAAGGCGCGGGCGCGCAATCGCCTTACCGTTACCGGCCTGGGCCTCGACAGCGAATGGCGCGCCGATCTCAACATTGGCGGCACCGTCACCAATCCGGCGATCGCCGGCCGGGCCGAACTGGTGCGCGGCAATTATGAATTTGCCGGCCGCCGCTTCGAACTGCGCGAGGGGCGCATCCAGTTCGACGGCAAGACCCCGGTCAACCCGACCCTCGACATCGATGCGGAGGCGGATGTCAGCGATCTCACCGCCACCATCCATGTCGGCGGCACCGGCCTCAAGCCCGACATCAGCTTCAACTCCGTGCCCTCGCTGCCGCAGGACGAACTGCTCTCGCGCATCCTGTTCGGCACCTCGATCACCAACCTGTCCGCGCCCGAAGCGCTCCAGCTCGCCTCGGCGGTCGGCTCGCTCCAGGGCGAGGGCGGGCTTGATCCGATCAATGCCGTGCGCAAGGCGGCGGGCCTGGATCGTCTGCGCATCATCGCGGCCGACCCGACCCAGGGGCAGGGCACATCACTCGCCGCCGGCAAATATCTGACCCGCAAGACCTATGTCGAACTGATCAGCGACGGGCAGGGCTATAGCGCCACCCGGATGGAATATCAGGTGACACGCTGGCTGTCCCTGCTGGGCGCCATTTCCACCCTCGGCCGCCAGAGCGCCAACCTGCGTATTTCCAAGGATTATTGA
- a CDS encoding autotransporter assembly complex family protein: MPLALCTAGTAFAQAAQPANPAAADPASPPVDPSASLDAMPDIGIDWPDMGQSDTVAPLPEDPVAASEPDIVDQPAQQAAADTGPAEEVVTFTDAGEERKYGVTLRGIDNIGDNQIATRFDSLSVLHQSEGKAANLAQINRRVKEDSDLLDRLLRADGYYAARVRGSVAPPPAGSDKLSVIFDVTPGPLYLLDTVEIAGLAETGPREETLRGAFTMKSGDPINADRILAGQTALATALGENGYPFARVDEPEVRIDHEARNGDLDIIVTPGGYRSFGQILLDNDDVFSARHLQRMARFEPGETYRATDVEDLRRAIVTTGLVSSVTLTPKDAGDGEHVDLDVDLRPAPMRTIAGELGYGTGEGYRAEISWQHRNLFPPEGSLTLRGVLGTQEQTAQATYRRNNFRERDHVLTGLVSYSNIRRDAYDARTITLSGGLERQTNILFQKHWVWRVGAELIASDEADAFSGGSRRTFFIGAVPLSLTYDGSDDLLNPSKGFRLGGRLSPELSFQGSTFGYAKAQVDASAYQPINDRVVLAGRTRLGTILGSTVDRIAPSRRFYAGGGASVRGYGYQAIGPRYGPDDDPVGGKSLIEFSAEARIRFGNFGVVPFLDAGNISTTFLPRFRDLRVGTGLGVRYYSSFGPIRVDVGTPINPQPGDAKVAVYVSLGQAF, translated from the coding sequence TTGCCTCTGGCGCTTTGCACCGCCGGCACTGCGTTTGCGCAGGCGGCTCAACCTGCCAATCCGGCCGCCGCCGATCCTGCCAGTCCGCCGGTCGATCCATCCGCATCGCTCGATGCCATGCCCGACATCGGCATCGACTGGCCCGACATGGGCCAGTCCGACACGGTCGCGCCGCTGCCCGAGGATCCGGTTGCAGCCAGCGAACCCGACATAGTCGATCAGCCGGCGCAGCAGGCCGCCGCCGATACAGGTCCGGCGGAGGAAGTCGTCACCTTCACCGACGCGGGCGAAGAGCGCAAATATGGCGTCACTTTGCGCGGCATCGACAATATCGGCGACAATCAGATCGCGACCCGTTTCGACAGTCTCTCGGTGCTGCACCAGTCGGAGGGGAAGGCCGCCAACCTTGCCCAGATCAACCGCCGGGTGAAGGAAGACAGCGACCTGCTCGACCGGCTGCTGCGCGCCGACGGCTATTATGCCGCGCGGGTGCGCGGCAGCGTCGCGCCGCCGCCCGCCGGCAGCGACAAGCTGTCCGTCATCTTCGATGTCACGCCGGGCCCGCTCTATCTCCTCGATACGGTGGAGATTGCCGGTCTCGCCGAAACCGGCCCGCGGGAGGAGACGCTGCGCGGCGCCTTCACGATGAAGTCGGGCGATCCGATCAACGCCGACCGCATCCTGGCGGGCCAGACCGCGCTGGCGACGGCGCTGGGCGAAAATGGCTATCCCTTCGCCAGGGTGGACGAACCCGAAGTGCGGATCGACCATGAAGCGCGCAACGGCGATCTCGACATCATCGTGACGCCCGGCGGCTATCGCAGCTTCGGCCAGATATTGCTCGACAATGATGATGTGTTCAGCGCCCGCCATCTCCAGCGCATGGCCCGGTTCGAACCCGGCGAAACCTACCGCGCCACCGATGTGGAGGATCTGCGCCGTGCCATCGTCACCACCGGCCTCGTCTCGTCCGTCACCCTGACGCCGAAGGACGCGGGCGATGGCGAACATGTCGACCTGGATGTCGATCTGCGCCCGGCGCCGATGCGCACCATTGCGGGCGAACTGGGCTATGGCACGGGCGAAGGCTATCGTGCGGAAATCAGCTGGCAGCACCGCAATCTCTTTCCGCCCGAAGGGTCGCTCACGCTGCGCGGCGTGCTCGGCACCCAGGAACAGACGGCGCAGGCCACCTATCGCCGCAACAATTTCCGCGAGCGCGACCATGTGCTGACCGGCCTCGTCTCCTACAGCAATATCCGCCGCGACGCCTATGACGCGCGCACCATCACCCTGTCGGGCGGGCTGGAGCGGCAGACCAACATTCTGTTTCAGAAGCATTGGGTCTGGCGCGTCGGTGCCGAACTCATCGCCTCGGACGAAGCGGACGCCTTCTCCGGCGGCAGCCGCCGTACCTTCTTCATCGGCGCGGTGCCGCTCAGCCTCACCTATGATGGCAGCGACGACCTGCTCAACCCCAGCAAGGGCTTCCGCCTCGGCGGCCGCCTCAGCCCGGAACTCTCCTTTCAGGGTTCGACCTTCGGCTATGCCAAGGCGCAGGTCGACGCCAGCGCCTATCAGCCGATCAATGATCGTGTCGTGCTCGCCGGGCGCACCCGGCTCGGCACCATCCTCGGCTCCACCGTCGATCGCATCGCGCCGTCGCGGCGCTTCTATGCCGGCGGCGGCGCGTCGGTGCGCGGCTATGGCTATCAGGCGATCGGCCCGCGCTACGGCCCGGACGATGATCCGGTCGGCGGCAAGAGCCTGATCGAATTTTCCGCCGAGGCGCGCATCCGCTTCGGCAATTTCGGCGTCGTGCCCTTCCTCGACGCGGGCAATATCTCCACCACCTTCCTGCCGCGCTTCCGCGACCTGCGCGTCGGCACCGGGTTGGGCGTGCGCTATTATAGCAGCTTCGGCCCGATCCGCGTCGATGTCGGCACGCCGATCAATCCGCAGCCGGGCGATGCCAAGGTCGCCGTCTATGTCTCGCTGGGGCAGGCCTTCTGA